From a single Fulvivirga ulvae genomic region:
- the gldL gene encoding T9SS inner membrane protein PorL/GldL gives MSRKKGGFAELLFRTIMPKIYGIGAAVVIIGAMFKILHLEGANQMLMIGLTTEAIIFFLSAFEPPHAEPDWSKVYPELAEDYEGAATAPRISNKPGVSPSQELDKMMEKAKIGPELIESLGKGMRNMADSASKMSNLADAAVATNDYAKNVKTASQSLSEMNKSYATTAQAMSAMADATKDSKEYHTQVQNVTKNLSALNAVYEMELKDADSHVKAMNKFYTNMAGALEGMTQAGEKTKSFANELDKLTGNLTSLNKVYGSMLTAMRGGGNPNQ, from the coding sequence AATGCCCAAGATTTATGGTATAGGTGCTGCAGTAGTAATTATAGGTGCAATGTTTAAAATTCTGCATTTGGAAGGAGCTAATCAAATGCTAATGATAGGTTTGACCACAGAAGCTATCATTTTCTTCTTAAGTGCTTTTGAACCACCACACGCAGAACCAGATTGGTCTAAAGTCTATCCTGAGTTAGCAGAGGACTATGAAGGAGCAGCCACAGCTCCAAGAATCTCTAATAAACCAGGAGTTTCTCCATCACAAGAGCTTGACAAAATGATGGAGAAGGCTAAAATAGGTCCTGAACTTATAGAAAGCCTTGGAAAGGGAATGAGAAATATGGCGGACTCCGCATCTAAAATGTCAAATTTGGCAGATGCTGCCGTTGCAACAAACGACTATGCAAAAAATGTGAAAACCGCCTCACAATCATTGTCGGAAATGAATAAATCTTACGCTACAACAGCTCAGGCGATGTCAGCAATGGCAGACGCCACCAAAGATTCAAAAGAGTATCACACACAGGTACAAAATGTAACTAAGAATCTTAGCGCGTTGAACGCTGTTTATGAAATGGAATTGAAGGATGCTGACAGCCACGTTAAAGCTATGAACAAGTTTTATACTAATATGGCCGGAGCTTTAGAAGGAATGACACAGGCAGGTGAAAAAACAAAGTCGTTTGCCAACGAGCTTGACAAACTGACTGGTAACCTGACTTCTCTCAATAAAGTATACGGAAGTATGCTTACTGCTATGAGAGGTGGAGGAAACCCTAATCAATAA